In Chitinispirillum alkaliphilum, the sequence TGAGCAGAAAGCTTATTACTCTAATTGTTTTTGCATTAACTATCAGTTTATACTCTCAGGATATGACAATAGAAAACAAAGAACATTCTTTATCTGGTATTGAGGATAGGATATCCGCTTATGAAAAAGCTGTTCAGATATATGCATTTGGTTTGCTTGTACAAAATTTGGCTGTCAATTATGAGATTCTGCTTCAAAACAGGCATGGTTTGTTGTTTGAGGGAAATTATCAGCTGAGGGATAATTCTTTTGGCGTAGGGTTTCACTACAGAAACCACTATCACACCAGATCGAATCACCGTGGTTTGAACAGCCCGTTCTGGGGACCTTATATCGTGTATGGCCAACTGTCTGGGGATGCATTCGAAGAGGAAAACTTCAGTAGGGATGATTTTACTTTTGAGTTGAAAACGGTGAAATTGGGGCTAAACTGGGGCAGAAGATGGGTTTGGAACTCAGGTTTCAGTCTTGTTTTCAGAATCGGGTACGGCATACCTGTATATTCAGAATATCAGTGGTTCCCTCATAATCCAAAACGAATCGAAGATTTGGAACGGCTGCTGGATATATTTACCGGTATTGACGGAGAGTTTACTATAGGGTGGGCATTCTGATTCCTAAACATACCATTTTTGATTGAGTCCGGCATTGATAGTTCCATGCCTGAACGGGTAAATAGAGTCACAAAATTCTCTTGTTAACTCCGGCAAGTCGTCTGATATACATACACTTACAGTGGGCGCTTAGATGCCGGCGCCGGAGTTTTGACTTCTCCTGCTTGTTATGAAAACAGCAAAACCACAATGTCAACTCACCCTGTTTCTCTGCATCTATTGGCGGTGCATCAGGCTTAGAATCTCCCTTCAGTGATATTTTCCACATATCGGTTTAAACTGACAGTTTTAACGTGAAAACACTTCATAGGTATTTGGCACGGGTATAGCAGGTTTGAAGAGGTATGAAGTTTATAACGGGCCCATATAGAGGGAGAAATGAAGCGATGCCAAAAATTCATCTTTGTTTCGATCGCTACCGCAAAGAGGTCGCAGAATGGTTGGGTTCAGGGTATGAGCTGACCACAGAGCTGCCTTCAGACAGATTTGATCTCTGCTTTGTTGATTACGGATCAATTGACAGTATCGCAAAGCACCTGCGGGCAAAAAAGGAGAGTGATCCTGCTGTTTTCATGCCGGTTGTACTTGTTTTATCAGATGAGGAGTTTGCTGTTACTGAAAACCATATTGACAAAATAGTCGATGAGGTAATACTTGAGCCTCTCAGAGGCGGGGAACTTAATCTAAGGGTTAAAAACTTGCTCAGGACTCATTATCTTTCGTTCCAAGCCAAAAAACTTCAGGAAAATGAGATGAAGCTTGAGCTTCAGGCTCAGCGCCTTGCCAATCTCTCCGAAAATGTGCCAGGTATGATCTATCAGTTTGCCGTGTACAAGGATCAAACTGCAAAGTTTGAGTATATAAGCGAAGGGTGCAGGGAGATCTTTGAGCTTGAGCCTCAGCAGGGGCTAAAAGACCCGGGGCTCATAATTTCAACGGTACACCCCGACGAACGGGAAAAATTTGAGCGTGAACTTGCAGACGCAATCTCCGCTAACCGTGAATTCCTGTGGGAGGGGCGTTACCTGATAAACGGAAAGTTAAAATGGATTAAGGCCGCATCCACTCCTCACAAAGCAGACTATGCCATGGTTTGGGACGGGGTGATGATAGATGTGTCGGATGTAAAAAAAACAGAAGCAAAGCTGAGGTCAACTGTTGGTGATCTCCAGAACAAAAACAGAGAGCTTGCGAAGCTCAATTCGGAACTTGACGATGCAAACGAGAAACT encodes:
- a CDS encoding LuxR family transcriptional regulator — its product is MPKIHLCFDRYRKEVAEWLGSGYELTTELPSDRFDLCFVDYGSIDSIAKHLRAKKESDPAVFMPVVLVLSDEEFAVTENHIDKIVDEVILEPLRGGELNLRVKNLLRTHYLSFQAKKLQENEMKLELQAQRLANLSENVPGMIYQFAVYKDQTAKFEYISEGCREIFELEPQQGLKDPGLIISTVHPDEREKFERELADAISANREFLWEGRYLINGKLKWIKAASTPHKADYAMVWDGVMIDVSDVKKTEAKLRSTVGDLQNKNRELAKLNSELDDANEKLRNIDKAKTKFISTAAHEIRTPLTSILGFVQTILSPEIQLTKDLEAEYLKIVENETRRLSQLVDTMLNISRLDAGRQELNLRSVDIAPLLQDVVNSLSSEVKQDIEIRIVANARGIVCADSQQIGLVVRNLLDNAIRYTEPGGLIQISVDKVEEDGEIVVGVRDRGPGIPSDKLESIFEKFYRIRKDTSTAGRGSGLGLSIAQEIIRAHKGRIWAQSVLGKGSTFFFTLPVVDKAHRG